ATCAACCGGCAGATCTGGAAGATCGTCGAGGACAATGCGTTTCCGCACTGAGCGGGTTCGGGATACTCAAGCGCCGATACGCGTCCACCTTCCGCTTTCCGACTGCGACTGCCGTGCGAAGTAGCGGTAGGGCGTGCTCTTCCAGTTCCTGATTGCGCCGGTGCGGTTGTCCAGGATGAGATCGCCGCTGTCGGTGCGTACCGTCAGCACGGTGTGCCCTGTGCCGCCATAGGTGGCAACCGTCAGCAGCAGGGTCGATGCCGGCCAACCGAGCTTTCGCAGCTCGTTTTTCTTGAGGATGGCGATGTCTTCGCAATCACCCACCGATGTCGGCAGTCGCCAGTCGTCGTCACGTCCGGTCGTGGCGATATCCTCGCGTTGCCGAATGCGCTGGTTGACCGAGGCATTGA
The nucleotide sequence above comes from Aminobacter aminovorans. Encoded proteins:
- a CDS encoding transglutaminase-like cysteine peptidase, translating into MHKFAALVAIALIPAGCSQSTTSGSSMSTVGYAFAPPAANTFCARQPGLCSSAGKTKVMALTEARMRDLKKVNASVNQRIRQREDIATTGRDDDWRLPTSVGDCEDIAILKKNELRKLGWPASTLLLTVATYGGTGHTVLTVRTDSGDLILDNRTGAIRNWKSTPYRYFARQSQSESGRWTRIGA